A genomic region of Brachyspira pilosicoli contains the following coding sequences:
- the glgP gene encoding alpha-glucan family phosphorylase has protein sequence MKVSKYMVSPSIPKELEPLMEITKNFWWCWNQKAINLLRNIDIDNWDKKDHNPIRLLGESSQECFDTMLHDDAAMMNLAEVYDEFKTYMNQETWYDSLDDSQKTKNEKIAYFSFEYGLHESLPNYSGGLGILSGDHLKSASDLGLPFVAVGLLYRKGYFRQYLNADGWQQEYDIENDFFNLALEKVLDKNGETMKVDVDLPGRKVYAQIWKANVGRIELYYLDANIEENSVEDRDITAQLYGGNLETRIQQEILLGIGGIKALNKLGIKPTIYHMNEGHSAFLSLERMRQLMENNHLDKNAAREVVYSSNVFTTHTPVPAGNDVFPMDMVQKYFSEYVKHIGMSMDEFLRLGRINPDDNKENFCMTVLALNLSAENNGVSLLHGHVSRAMWKDIWKGVPENELPIDAITNGIHTLSWISFDMQNLLDRYLGPRWRTKPLEHEVWERVQRIPDAELWKTHERRKERLIDFCRTRLKSQITNRGFTKNEIEHADQILSPDALTIGFARRFATYKRGTLLFRDLDRLKKILNNKDKPVQIIFAGKAHPHDNGGKELIREISEICRREDFRDHIVFLEDYDINVARYMVQGVDVWLNNPRRPLEASGTSGMKVPPNGGLNFSVLDGWWDEAYDAQNGWAIGNREEYSDLEYQDDVESKAIYNVLENEIIPLYYNNRGRDDIPREWVAAMKWSMQTVCPVFSTNRMVADYYNKFYNKASKRYLHMIKNDFEKPKALKEWKENIYSKWSKVSFENTISEMPSGNLKVGSKFEIKTIVNLGDIAPDSVRVELYYGKLSMKEEIIEPSIIEMKHSADLGNGRHSFSGALVCNNSGQSGFAIRMYPYNKDLSYKFDMKLIIWS, from the coding sequence ATGAAAGTAAGTAAATATATGGTTTCACCTTCTATACCAAAAGAGTTAGAGCCATTAATGGAGATAACTAAAAACTTTTGGTGGTGTTGGAATCAAAAAGCAATTAATTTATTGAGGAACATAGATATTGATAACTGGGATAAAAAAGACCATAACCCTATAAGACTTTTAGGGGAATCTTCACAGGAATGTTTCGATACTATGCTTCATGATGATGCAGCTATGATGAACTTAGCTGAAGTTTATGATGAGTTTAAGACATATATGAATCAAGAAACTTGGTATGATAGTTTAGATGATTCTCAAAAGACTAAAAATGAAAAGATTGCATATTTTTCTTTTGAATATGGTTTGCATGAATCTTTGCCAAATTACTCTGGCGGTTTAGGAATATTATCTGGAGACCATTTGAAGTCTGCGAGTGATTTAGGGTTGCCTTTTGTTGCTGTTGGACTTTTATATAGAAAAGGATATTTTAGACAATATTTGAACGCTGATGGTTGGCAGCAGGAATATGATATAGAAAATGACTTTTTTAATTTAGCATTAGAAAAAGTGTTAGATAAAAACGGCGAGACAATGAAAGTTGATGTTGATTTGCCTGGAAGAAAAGTTTATGCTCAAATTTGGAAGGCTAATGTTGGAAGAATAGAGCTTTATTATTTAGATGCTAATATAGAAGAAAATAGTGTAGAAGACAGAGATATTACAGCTCAGCTTTACGGCGGTAATTTAGAGACAAGAATACAGCAAGAGATACTTCTTGGTATTGGAGGTATTAAGGCATTAAATAAACTTGGAATAAAACCTACTATTTATCACATGAATGAAGGACATAGTGCTTTTCTTTCTTTAGAGAGAATGAGACAGCTTATGGAAAACAATCATCTTGATAAGAATGCTGCAAGAGAGGTTGTTTATAGTTCTAACGTATTCACAACACATACACCTGTGCCTGCTGGTAACGATGTATTTCCTATGGATATGGTACAGAAATATTTTAGCGAGTATGTTAAACATATTGGCATGTCTATGGATGAGTTCTTAAGACTTGGAAGAATTAATCCTGATGACAATAAAGAAAATTTCTGTATGACAGTTTTAGCACTTAATTTGTCTGCTGAAAATAACGGAGTAAGTTTGCTTCATGGTCATGTTTCAAGGGCTATGTGGAAAGATATATGGAAAGGGGTGCCAGAAAATGAGCTTCCTATTGATGCTATTACTAATGGTATTCACACATTAAGCTGGATATCTTTTGATATGCAAAACTTATTAGATAGATATTTAGGTCCTCGTTGGAGAACTAAGCCTTTAGAGCATGAGGTTTGGGAGAGGGTGCAAAGAATACCTGATGCTGAACTTTGGAAAACTCATGAGAGAAGAAAAGAGCGATTAATAGATTTTTGCAGAACTAGATTAAAATCTCAAATTACAAACAGAGGCTTTACAAAAAATGAAATAGAGCATGCTGACCAAATATTGTCACCTGATGCTTTAACTATTGGTTTTGCGAGAAGATTTGCTACATATAAAAGAGGTACTTTATTATTTAGAGATTTAGACAGATTAAAAAAGATATTAAATAATAAAGATAAGCCAGTGCAGATAATATTTGCTGGTAAGGCACACCCTCACGATAATGGCGGTAAAGAGCTTATTAGGGAGATATCTGAAATTTGCAGAAGAGAAGATTTTAGAGACCATATAGTATTTTTAGAAGACTATGATATTAATGTAGCAAGATATATGGTTCAGGGGGTTGATGTATGGCTTAATAACCCAAGAAGACCATTAGAAGCTAGCGGTACAAGCGGCATGAAAGTTCCGCCTAATGGTGGTTTGAACTTCAGCGTATTAGATGGTTGGTGGGATGAGGCTTATGACGCTCAAAATGGTTGGGCTATTGGTAATAGAGAAGAGTATTCAGATTTAGAGTATCAAGATGATGTTGAGAGCAAGGCTATATATAATGTATTAGAAAATGAGATTATTCCTCTTTATTATAACAACAGAGGAAGAGATGATATACCTCGTGAATGGGTTGCTGCTATGAAATGGAGTATGCAAACTGTTTGTCCTGTATTTTCTACAAATAGAATGGTTGCTGATTATTATAATAAGTTTTATAATAAAGCAAGCAAGAGATATTTGCATATGATTAAAAATGACTTTGAAAAGCCTAAAGCTTTAAAAGAATGGAAAGAAAATATATATTCTAAATGGTCTAAGGTTTCTTTTGAAAATACTATTTCTGAAATGCCTTCAGGAAATTTGAAAGTTGGAAGCAAATTTGAAATAAAAACTATAGTAAATCTTGGAGATATAGCACCTGATTCTGTGAGAGTTGAGCTTTATTATGGTAAATTAAGCATGAAAGAAGAGATTATAGAGCCTTCTATAATTGAAATGAAACATTCTGCTGATTTAGGTAATGGAAGACATTCATTTAGCGGAGCTTTAGTATGCAACAATAGCGGACAGAGCGGTTTTGCTATAAGGATGTATCCATACAATAAAGATTTGAGTTACAAATTTGATATGAAGCTTATTATTTGGAGCTAA
- a CDS encoding DUF554 domain-containing protein: MLAVFVNMIAVFIGSIVGIIFKNNLSKKYERVVFISAGIISLTIGISMAIITEHILIFAISIMLGGLTGTMLSIEEKIESFGKIIKKTFSFKDNAGNFSLGFLTSSILFCSGSMSIVGSFQAGTNGNYDLIFTKSVIDGFVAIFMTTVYGIGVAFSVISIFVYQGALTLLSSFLEPYVSQTMLNEVSAVGGATVMMIGLNLLNITKIKTGDFLPALIYAIFLVLIIPYIPFL; the protein is encoded by the coding sequence ATGTTGGCTGTATTTGTTAATATGATTGCTGTTTTTATTGGTTCTATTGTGGGAATAATATTTAAAAATAATTTATCAAAAAAATATGAGAGAGTTGTATTTATTTCTGCGGGTATTATATCTTTAACTATAGGTATTTCTATGGCTATTATAACTGAGCATATACTTATATTTGCTATATCTATTATGCTTGGCGGACTTACTGGTACTATGCTTTCTATAGAAGAGAAAATTGAATCTTTTGGTAAAATTATAAAAAAGACTTTTTCATTTAAAGATAATGCTGGGAATTTTAGTTTAGGTTTTTTAACATCATCAATACTTTTTTGTTCTGGTTCTATGTCTATAGTAGGTTCTTTTCAGGCTGGCACTAATGGTAATTACGATTTAATATTTACTAAGAGCGTGATAGACGGTTTTGTTGCTATATTTATGACAACGGTTTATGGAATAGGGGTTGCTTTTTCTGTAATTAGCATATTTGTTTATCAGGGAGCTTTAACTTTGCTTTCTTCTTTTTTAGAGCCTTATGTTTCTCAGACTATGCTTAATGAGGTTTCTGCTGTTGGGGGTGCTACGGTTATGATGATAGGGCTTAATCTTCTAAATATTACAAAGATTAAAACTGGGGATTTTTTGCCTGCTTTGATTTATGCTATTTTTTTAGTTTTAATTATACCATATATTCCTTTTTTATGA
- a CDS encoding ankyrin repeat domain-containing protein: protein MFTNKEKIEFFNAVEEGDIQQIKYLLNKNNYVNINVFGIAKILIENNKNDIEKKDVEKKDIEIDFKNEEGYTPLMIASYKGNTDIVKLLLEYNASVDITNNYNYTALIYACIYGNLDVVKILLEYKADMYIETKLEKNYLTTLMIACSQNYTEIVRILLENGYDPNYKNQRGETAFIYYISIENNPSIEIIKLLLEYGADINAQNSKGSTALMLASYDEEKKDFMRTLLENGADTEIKNNFNQNTALLNACERRNIEGVKVLLEYNANINVQDEFKKTPLILACDADSYDIVKILLEHNADINLSDHRKETPLMHAVEERNRDIVELLLKYNPDLTLKSEFGKTALDMAYSRSNYVKEITDLIKEASSREIQFLYAAAENNIDKVLKYIAEGIDINNTIDESDDSIGSNALLLASQFHHKEIIKILLEHNADVNFKNYLNKTALEYVANNDDNFDIALEFIKRGADVNALDNENATPLMYAASRNAKKILNLLIENNADINIQTKSGYSALILAALNDNLDIVKILIKNKADVFARDGYGRRCSYYADENGNGEMYEIFRKYHDDEYKKNTQFIFDVLYSKTDEINKYISEGGDVNFQDDGGLTALTVVEKVEIAKILLDNNADINKKGRDGYTPLMMAVRRDNINLVEFFIENNADLNIADPEGNTALIVAAKNHKDDIFELLLKNGADPSINNEDLEFYIEFEDEMKNMLEKYSK, encoded by the coding sequence ATGTTTACAAATAAAGAAAAAATTGAATTTTTCAATGCTGTAGAAGAGGGCGATATTCAGCAAATAAAATATTTATTGAATAAAAATAATTATGTAAATATAAATGTATTTGGAATAGCAAAAATATTAATTGAAAATAATAAAAATGATATTGAAAAAAAAGATGTTGAAAAAAAAGATATTGAAATTGATTTTAAGAATGAAGAAGGATACACTCCTTTAATGATTGCCTCTTATAAAGGAAATACTGACATAGTAAAACTTTTATTGGAGTATAATGCTTCTGTAGATATAACTAACAATTATAATTATACTGCTTTGATATATGCATGTATTTATGGCAATTTAGATGTTGTTAAAATTCTTCTTGAATATAAAGCAGATATGTATATAGAGACTAAATTAGAAAAAAATTATTTAACAACATTGATGATAGCTTGCAGTCAAAATTATACTGAAATAGTTAGAATATTGCTTGAAAATGGTTATGACCCTAATTATAAAAATCAAAGAGGCGAAACAGCGTTTATATATTATATTTCTATAGAAAACAACCCTAGTATAGAAATAATAAAATTATTATTAGAATATGGTGCAGATATAAATGCTCAAAATAGCAAAGGCTCTACAGCATTGATGCTTGCTTCTTACGATGAAGAAAAAAAAGATTTTATGAGGACTTTATTAGAAAACGGTGCTGATACTGAAATAAAAAATAATTTCAATCAAAATACAGCCTTACTTAATGCATGCGAACGAAGAAATATTGAAGGAGTTAAAGTTCTTCTTGAGTATAATGCTAATATAAATGTGCAAGATGAATTTAAAAAAACTCCTTTAATATTAGCTTGTGATGCTGATTCTTATGATATAGTAAAAATATTATTAGAGCATAATGCCGACATAAATTTATCAGACCATAGAAAAGAAACGCCTCTAATGCATGCAGTAGAAGAAAGAAATAGAGATATTGTTGAACTTCTTCTTAAATATAATCCTGATTTAACATTAAAAAGTGAATTTGGAAAAACTGCATTAGATATGGCATACAGTAGAAGTAATTATGTAAAAGAAATAACAGATTTAATAAAAGAAGCTTCATCAAGAGAAATACAATTTTTATATGCTGCTGCTGAAAATAATATTGATAAAGTTTTAAAATATATTGCTGAGGGAATTGATATTAATAACACAATAGATGAATCAGATGACTCAATAGGTTCTAATGCTTTGCTTTTAGCTTCACAGTTTCATCATAAAGAAATAATAAAAATATTATTAGAGCATAATGCTGATGTTAATTTTAAAAATTATTTAAATAAAACAGCTTTAGAATATGTTGCTAATAATGATGATAACTTTGATATAGCTTTAGAGTTTATAAAAAGGGGGGCTGATGTAAACGCTTTAGATAATGAAAATGCTACACCTTTAATGTATGCTGCTTCCCGCAATGCTAAAAAAATATTAAACTTGCTGATAGAAAATAATGCTGATATTAATATTCAAACTAAATCAGGCTACAGTGCTTTAATTCTTGCTGCTCTTAATGATAATCTTGATATAGTAAAAATTTTAATAAAAAATAAAGCCGATGTATTTGCAAGAGATGGTTATGGAAGAAGATGTTCATATTATGCTGATGAAAATGGAAATGGTGAGATGTATGAAATTTTTAGAAAGTATCATGATGATGAATATAAAAAAAATACTCAATTTATTTTTGATGTTTTATATTCCAAAACTGATGAAATAAATAAATATATATCTGAAGGAGGGGATGTTAACTTTCAAGATGATGGCGGGCTTACAGCTTTAACTGTTGTAGAAAAGGTAGAGATTGCAAAGATATTATTAGATAATAATGCAGATATTAATAAAAAAGGAAGGGACGGATATACTCCATTAATGATGGCTGTAAGGAGAGATAATATCAATCTTGTAGAATTCTTTATAGAAAATAATGCTGATCTTAATATTGCAGACCCTGAAGGAAATACGGCATTAATTGTAGCTGCTAAAAATCACAAAGATGATATATTTGAGCTTTTATTAAAAAACGGAGCAGACCCATCTATAAATAATGAAGATTTAGAATTCTATATAGAGTTTGAGGATGAAATGAAAAATATGTTAGAAAAATACAGTAAGTAG
- a CDS encoding methyl-accepting chemotaxis protein — protein MKNLLMVKFIAPFIIFLLLLFLAIFIIYKPLYRERFLNERYLELLEAKTRTESYVDELKNTIYVMGAYLESNPNLVEVGNFLTNVQKLDSGYLNIYFGDTVPYSQGGIFINSLEDFPATYDQTSRDWYRASITTNDIMISNPYIDYVSKNLTVTFSKAVYTNNSLKGVCAVDFDNINGIAESLKKNFKEEVYIVSENGIFMTHTNDNYILNETNNLFTYKTFANFKGNLLSHIGDLDIIKDEWYSIQRVDNAPWLLVFKGSAKPFYSQFNFLMLSLFLCIVLLIILECLLVAKIVIPLSNNLYRAIDIMKLMKEGKFDNKFNKKDLARKDVAGVLTNSINDMQNIIYEILSKLKTNISLINTSSEKISGGIDDLSNRSSAQAAAVEEMTSSIENLFSAISNTSKSSFEAKNMSSKVTESTKNGVNAVNEISHNMMEISESSKEISNITKLIQSIAFQTNILALNAAVEAARAGEQGRGFAVVASEIRALAQNVNEAAGNITNIIDKTVSKIEIGDESVKSSLAILLEIEKSAKEVSDILVNIYEAASEEEDSVKQINVAMNELNEITQENSELANQSAILGKEVVNGANNLSSELEYFKVNTDN, from the coding sequence ATGAAAAATTTATTAATGGTGAAATTTATAGCACCTTTTATAATATTTTTATTACTATTATTCTTAGCAATTTTTATTATTTATAAGCCCTTATATAGAGAACGATTTTTAAATGAAAGGTATTTAGAATTATTAGAAGCAAAAACAAGAACCGAAAGTTATGTTGATGAATTAAAAAACACCATATATGTTATGGGGGCATATTTAGAGTCTAACCCTAATTTGGTTGAAGTTGGTAATTTTTTAACTAATGTTCAAAAACTTGATTCAGGTTATTTAAATATTTATTTTGGAGATACTGTACCTTATTCTCAGGGAGGTATTTTTATAAATTCGTTAGAAGATTTCCCAGCAACGTATGACCAAACTTCAAGAGATTGGTATAGAGCATCTATTACAACTAATGATATAATGATAAGCAATCCTTATATCGATTATGTATCTAAAAATCTTACTGTAACATTTTCAAAAGCAGTTTATACTAATAACTCTTTAAAAGGTGTATGTGCTGTAGATTTTGATAATATAAACGGCATAGCAGAAAGCTTAAAAAAGAATTTTAAAGAAGAGGTTTATATTGTTTCTGAGAATGGCATTTTTATGACTCATACTAATGATAATTATATATTAAATGAAACAAATAATTTATTTACTTATAAGACTTTTGCTAATTTTAAGGGTAACTTGTTATCACATATTGGGGACTTGGATATAATAAAAGATGAGTGGTATTCTATTCAAAGGGTAGATAATGCTCCTTGGTTATTGGTATTTAAAGGAAGTGCTAAGCCGTTTTATTCACAGTTTAATTTTTTAATGCTTTCTTTATTTTTATGTATAGTTCTCCTTATAATTTTGGAATGTTTATTAGTGGCAAAAATAGTGATACCTTTATCTAATAATTTATACAGGGCTATTGATATAATGAAGCTTATGAAAGAGGGAAAGTTTGATAATAAATTTAATAAAAAAGATTTAGCGAGAAAAGATGTAGCAGGAGTTTTAACTAATTCTATTAATGATATGCAAAATATAATTTATGAAATACTTTCTAAATTAAAAACCAATATATCACTTATAAATACTTCTTCTGAAAAGATATCAGGAGGAATTGATGATTTATCGAATAGAAGTTCAGCTCAGGCTGCTGCTGTTGAGGAGATGACAAGTTCTATAGAAAATTTATTCTCGGCTATATCAAATACTTCAAAAAGTTCATTTGAAGCTAAGAATATGAGTTCTAAAGTTACAGAGTCTACCAAAAACGGAGTTAATGCCGTTAATGAAATATCACATAACATGATGGAGATTTCTGAGTCAAGCAAAGAAATTTCTAATATTACAAAATTAATACAATCAATAGCCTTTCAGACAAACATATTAGCACTTAATGCAGCAGTTGAAGCAGCACGTGCTGGAGAGCAGGGAAGGGGATTTGCTGTTGTGGCTTCTGAGATTAGAGCATTGGCACAAAATGTTAATGAGGCGGCTGGTAATATTACTAACATTATAGATAAAACTGTTTCTAAAATAGAAATAGGAGATGAGTCGGTTAAATCATCTTTAGCTATACTTTTAGAGATAGAAAAATCTGCTAAAGAGGTTTCTGATATATTAGTTAATATATATGAAGCAGCTTCTGAAGAGGAAGATAGTGTAAAACAAATCAATGTTGCTATGAATGAATTAAATGAGATTACTCAGGAGAATTCAGAATTGGCAAATCAAAGTGCTATTTTAGGAAAAGAGGTTGTAAATGGTGCTAATAATTTATCATCTGAATTAGAATATTTTAAAGTTAATACAGATAATTGA
- a CDS encoding leucine-rich repeat domain-containing protein codes for MGASCKKKNNKKLTNFKIFSIVHSMLSDKDFNKIISWALELKIENFPRSKEELENIEELDLYGLPCNLFLDEISKLKSLKRIWFMYNDFDEIPNFIYSLENLEEINLSGNNISFIDDGISNLKNLKIFNIYENKISSISKEIINLKKLEVLNISENNLNNIQEEIFYLENIKNLDLSANKITNIDLKISNLKNIKALDLSSNNIEIIPKEIAYLKKLKYLNISYNKYKTLPEELFNLTNLQTLLIGSNNLKELSDSICKLKNLEELHILSSSIKKLPELKKLKKLKELILIDTKIKNKNIFDNKFFKSVKIIF; via the coding sequence ATGGGTGCAAGCTGCAAGAAAAAGAACAACAAAAAATTGACAAACTTTAAAATTTTTAGTATAGTTCATTCTATGCTATCAGATAAAGATTTTAATAAAATTATTTCTTGGGCTTTGGAGTTAAAAATAGAAAATTTCCCAAGAAGCAAAGAAGAATTAGAGAATATTGAAGAGCTTGATTTGTATGGATTGCCTTGTAATTTATTTTTAGATGAAATTTCTAAATTAAAATCATTAAAAAGAATTTGGTTTATGTATAATGATTTTGATGAAATACCGAATTTTATTTATAGTTTAGAAAATCTTGAAGAAATAAATTTATCTGGAAATAATATTAGTTTTATTGATGATGGAATATCAAATTTGAAAAACTTAAAAATCTTTAATATTTATGAGAATAAAATAAGCAGTATATCAAAAGAAATTATAAATCTAAAAAAATTAGAAGTTCTTAATATAAGCGAAAATAATTTAAATAATATTCAGGAAGAAATTTTTTATTTAGAGAATATAAAAAATTTAGATTTAAGTGCAAATAAAATTACTAATATTGATTTAAAAATTTCAAATTTAAAAAATATAAAAGCTCTTGATTTATCGAGCAACAATATAGAAATTATACCTAAAGAAATTGCTTATTTAAAGAAGCTTAAATATTTAAATATAAGCTATAATAAATATAAAACTCTTCCTGAAGAATTATTTAATTTAACAAATTTACAAACACTTTTAATAGGTTCTAATAATTTAAAAGAACTTTCTGATTCTATTTGCAAATTAAAAAATTTAGAAGAATTACATATTCTTTCAAGTTCTATAAAAAAACTTCCTGAATTAAAAAAGTTGAAAAAATTAAAAGAATTAATTCTTATAGATACTAAAATAAAAAATAAAAATATTTTTGATAATAAATTTTTTAAGTCTGTCAAAATTATATTTTGA